A window of the Sphaerobacter thermophilus DSM 20745 genome harbors these coding sequences:
- a CDS encoding lipid II:glycine glycyltransferase FemX, whose protein sequence is MPSNHLARDDVGLIGPARSAGSDTPGVGEDTDLTEPLRVVEIDPETDRRWADFVTAHPDGHVYHHPAWSQVIEETYGYQPAHLACEDASGNLLGVLPLFSQRGLISGRRLVSLPHTPVCGPLTTSPTATAALLRATVERARSGGNQGLMIKADAPDLCADGEGLAPVQWDPTYVVDLPSPPEPPPFLSSRHRERIKRAVKKALKNGVVTREVHTLDELREWYHLYLLTMRRLGVPPRSFRFFSVAWERLRPLGLMSVLLAELPTPDGTKMLGGCVYFPCARTTMFAFTGYRQDALSLRPNDLIQWTAIHTAWEQGHHRFDLGEVEPGDDGLARFKLKWGAEPRPLYRYFYPAPKDVVMDVVASRGRMRAAAQATWRMLPLTVTQHLGEGIYQYL, encoded by the coding sequence GTGCCGAGTAACCACCTGGCGAGGGATGATGTCGGGTTGATCGGTCCGGCGCGGTCGGCCGGTTCAGACACGCCTGGTGTCGGTGAAGACACCGACCTGACAGAACCCCTCCGCGTCGTGGAGATCGACCCGGAGACGGACCGCCGGTGGGCGGACTTCGTGACCGCCCATCCTGATGGGCATGTGTATCACCATCCAGCCTGGTCACAGGTGATCGAAGAGACCTATGGCTACCAACCGGCCCACCTCGCCTGCGAAGATGCGAGCGGGAACCTGCTGGGAGTCTTACCGCTCTTCTCGCAGCGTGGACTGATCAGCGGACGCCGCCTGGTGTCCCTGCCGCACACCCCCGTGTGCGGTCCGCTCACGACCAGCCCGACCGCGACTGCCGCGCTCCTCCGCGCCACAGTGGAGCGCGCCAGGAGTGGCGGCAATCAAGGGCTCATGATCAAGGCAGACGCGCCCGACCTGTGCGCGGACGGCGAAGGGTTGGCGCCTGTCCAGTGGGATCCGACATACGTCGTGGACCTGCCTAGCCCGCCGGAGCCACCCCCTTTCCTCTCGTCCCGCCATCGCGAGCGGATCAAACGGGCAGTCAAGAAGGCGCTCAAGAACGGGGTGGTCACGCGGGAGGTCCACACGCTGGATGAGCTGCGCGAATGGTACCACCTCTACCTCTTGACCATGCGTCGGCTGGGCGTGCCGCCGCGCTCGTTCCGCTTTTTCAGTGTTGCCTGGGAGCGGCTCAGACCCCTGGGGCTGATGTCGGTCCTGTTAGCCGAGCTGCCCACCCCGGACGGTACGAAGATGCTGGGCGGATGTGTCTATTTCCCCTGTGCGCGCACGACGATGTTCGCCTTCACCGGATACCGTCAGGACGCGCTCTCGCTACGCCCCAACGACCTGATCCAGTGGACTGCCATCCACACGGCATGGGAGCAAGGACACCATCGGTTCGACCTGGGCGAAGTGGAGCCGGGAGACGACGGCCTGGCGCGGTTCAAACTGAAGTGGGGTGCGGAGCCGCGGCCGCTTTACCGCTACTTCTACCCCGCTCCCAAAGACGTCGTCATGGACGTCGTGGCGTCGCGCGGCCGGATGCGGGCAGCAGCGCAAGCGACGTGGCGGATGCTGCCGCTCACAGTCACACAGCATCTCGGCGAGGGGATCTACCAATACCT
- a CDS encoding phosphatidylserine decarboxylase: protein MFSYVVAGGLAALGTALALAWKWQLGLRRTAAAVTALATASATLVTMLGKALALSGRVRAVLTGASTLAGAFAVLAYRFYRDPERVAPDRDDAIVSPADGTVLYVHHSSNGELPVATKHGRNYTLRELTGTPLQIQSAIVIGIGMSFLDVHVNRAPIAGRIASLRRFPGLFGSLRDPHMIFANERVTTVIENGDLQVAVVQIASRLVRQIASFVNEGQEVSLGQRIGVIRLGSQVDLVLPAVEGLRVTVRPGEHVTAGESILGIIDGRGLRGIEVSPSGVLEESRAE from the coding sequence ATGTTTTCTTACGTCGTCGCCGGGGGCCTGGCGGCCCTCGGTACCGCACTCGCATTGGCCTGGAAGTGGCAGCTCGGTCTACGCCGCACCGCGGCGGCGGTCACGGCACTGGCGACCGCGTCGGCTACCCTGGTGACCATGCTCGGCAAAGCCCTCGCGCTCAGCGGTCGTGTTCGCGCCGTCCTGACCGGTGCGTCGACGCTCGCGGGGGCCTTTGCGGTGCTCGCCTATCGCTTCTACCGCGATCCGGAGCGCGTTGCTCCCGACCGCGACGACGCCATCGTCAGTCCGGCCGATGGCACCGTGCTCTACGTCCACCACTCATCCAACGGCGAACTACCGGTGGCCACCAAGCACGGCCGGAACTACACCCTGCGCGAACTGACTGGAACCCCGCTGCAGATTCAGAGTGCCATCGTGATCGGCATCGGGATGAGCTTCCTGGACGTGCACGTGAATCGGGCCCCGATCGCGGGCCGAATCGCGTCGCTCCGACGCTTCCCCGGATTGTTCGGCTCGCTGCGGGACCCGCACATGATCTTCGCCAACGAGCGCGTCACCACTGTCATCGAGAACGGCGACCTCCAGGTCGCAGTGGTGCAGATCGCTTCGCGTCTCGTCCGCCAGATCGCGTCGTTCGTGAACGAAGGCCAGGAGGTCTCATTGGGCCAGCGCATCGGCGTGATCCGCCTCGGTTCACAGGTGGATCTAGTGCTGCCCGCAGTCGAGGGACTGCGCGTGACCGTCCGTCCTGGCGAGCACGTCACGGCCGGGGAGTCGATCCTCGGCATCATCGACGGGAGGGGACTTCGAGGGATCGAAGTCTCGCCCAGTGGAGTATTGGAGGAATCCCGTGCCGAGTAA
- a CDS encoding formyltransferase family protein has protein sequence MSLQPSRPRTVIVLGKGTLAIRIADWFHRSPDYHLTQVVPVVPEPIWTDSLTAWAHEHGVPVVSSGHYRDIEGVHDASWRVDLAMSVFYGHIIRPWFIAKCERIWNLHNGPLPRYRGVSPINWALKNGEQKHGVTIHEITPGIDDGPIIAQVEYSIYPEFDEVQDVYARALEYGWTLFQQTMPLADRITPRPQDESLATYYSREHDALLGDRRDFTRAASESQVAASDHR, from the coding sequence ATGAGCCTGCAGCCCAGTCGACCGCGCACCGTCATCGTGCTCGGGAAAGGAACCCTGGCCATCCGGATCGCCGACTGGTTTCATCGAAGCCCTGACTACCACCTGACACAGGTCGTTCCGGTGGTTCCCGAGCCGATCTGGACCGATTCGTTGACGGCCTGGGCACACGAGCACGGTGTCCCTGTCGTCTCCTCCGGGCACTACCGGGACATCGAAGGGGTGCACGACGCCTCCTGGCGCGTCGACCTGGCAATGTCGGTTTTCTACGGGCACATCATCCGCCCGTGGTTCATCGCCAAGTGTGAGCGGATTTGGAATCTCCACAACGGCCCCCTCCCCCGCTACCGGGGCGTGTCGCCAATCAACTGGGCGCTGAAGAACGGCGAGCAGAAGCACGGCGTCACCATCCACGAGATCACACCGGGGATCGACGACGGGCCAATCATCGCCCAGGTGGAGTACTCCATCTACCCCGAGTTTGACGAAGTCCAAGACGTGTACGCCCGTGCGTTGGAGTACGGGTGGACGCTTTTCCAGCAAACGATGCCGCTCGCTGACCGCATCACCCCGAGACCGCAGGACGAGTCTCTCGCCACGTACTACAGCCGCGAGCACGATGCGCTGCTCGGGGATCGCCGTGACTTTACCCGAGCTGCGTCCGAGTCGCAGGTGGCAGCCAGCGACCACCGCTAA
- a CDS encoding VOC family protein — MAQTITPCLWFNGQAEEATNFYLSVFPNSEVLNVTRYTEVGPGEPGSVVTISFRLNGQEYLALNGGPEFKFNEAVSFIIDCATQEEVDHYWEKLTADGGEPGPCGWLKDKFGVSWQVVPSILDEYLRDEDRERANRVMETMLKMSKLDIAELQRAYEGR; from the coding sequence ATGGCGCAGACGATCACTCCGTGCCTGTGGTTCAACGGTCAGGCCGAGGAGGCCACAAACTTCTACCTGTCGGTCTTCCCCAACTCGGAGGTGCTCAACGTCACCCGCTACACCGAGGTGGGACCGGGCGAGCCGGGGTCCGTCGTCACGATCTCCTTCCGGCTCAACGGCCAGGAGTACCTTGCCCTGAATGGTGGGCCGGAGTTCAAGTTCAACGAGGCCGTGTCCTTCATCATCGACTGTGCAACGCAGGAAGAGGTCGACCACTACTGGGAGAAGCTGACCGCTGATGGCGGCGAGCCTGGTCCCTGCGGGTGGCTGAAGGACAAGTTCGGGGTTTCCTGGCAGGTCGTCCCATCGATCCTGGACGAGTACCTCCGGGATGAGGATCGCGAGCGGGCGAACCGCGTCATGGAGACGATGCTCAAGATGTCTAAGCTCGACATCGCCGAGCTCCAGCGCGCATACGAGGGACGTTAG
- a CDS encoding flippase → MTDALVTWPYTSAVLLAGAALFATLLFALARFGIPGVDRISANTIQRLAKNSAAPIAGQLANRAADLIFAAFVLRLLGATANGQYAVAVVTWLYLKTISDFGLSVLVTREAARSPDRAGYLLGASTLLRIVVLAALVPPIAAYAVGGTHLFDLSRASAIAIGLLTLSLVPGSYTEAINSIFNAHERMELPAALNVATNLFRVCLGLAALVAGFGVVGLALVALVTTTVSTLAYHVALRHVGVRPVWRLTRSEARWLITVSWPLLLNSLLVNLFFRADVFIIQAARGDHALGVYDAAYKFINTVLLVPTYFTLAVFPILSRYAASDQTRLIDSYRLATKFMLIIAWPMTLGTVALAPLLIGILGGAEFLPDSASALRVLIWFLPLSYVNGVTQYVLIAVDRQRTITGAFAAAVVFNLGANLLLVPRFGIYAAAAVTVATEVVIFATLAVAVRRYIGYFNWAGIAVRPALASCAMGAVLLLTWRAGAIPATIAASLSYAAALVVSGAVGRQEANIVLALLGRARTVAS, encoded by the coding sequence ATGACCGACGCGCTCGTAACCTGGCCTTACACCTCGGCGGTGCTCCTGGCGGGTGCCGCCCTCTTTGCGACCCTCCTTTTCGCGCTCGCCCGGTTCGGCATCCCCGGCGTGGACCGCATCTCCGCTAACACTATCCAGCGACTGGCCAAGAACAGCGCCGCCCCGATCGCCGGGCAGCTCGCCAACCGGGCAGCCGATCTGATCTTCGCCGCCTTCGTGCTCAGGCTCCTCGGTGCCACTGCCAATGGGCAGTACGCGGTGGCCGTCGTGACCTGGCTCTACCTGAAGACGATTTCAGACTTCGGCCTCAGCGTCCTTGTCACGCGCGAGGCGGCGCGTTCACCCGATCGCGCGGGCTACTTGCTGGGTGCCAGCACCCTGCTTCGCATCGTCGTGCTTGCCGCGCTGGTCCCGCCAATCGCCGCGTATGCCGTCGGCGGCACGCACCTGTTCGATCTCTCTCGCGCGAGCGCCATTGCGATCGGCCTGCTCACCCTGTCGCTCGTCCCCGGCAGCTACACGGAGGCGATCAACTCGATCTTCAACGCCCACGAGCGGATGGAGCTGCCCGCTGCGCTCAATGTCGCCACCAATCTTTTCCGTGTTTGCCTGGGCCTGGCCGCGTTGGTGGCGGGGTTCGGTGTCGTCGGACTGGCACTCGTCGCGTTGGTGACGACCACCGTGTCCACCCTCGCCTACCACGTTGCCCTGCGACACGTCGGAGTCCGGCCCGTGTGGCGACTCACCCGGAGCGAGGCGCGCTGGCTGATCACCGTCTCCTGGCCGCTCCTCTTGAACTCGCTCCTGGTGAACCTCTTCTTCCGGGCCGACGTGTTCATCATCCAGGCTGCGCGCGGTGACCACGCACTCGGCGTCTACGACGCCGCTTACAAGTTCATCAACACGGTTCTCCTGGTCCCGACCTACTTCACCCTGGCGGTCTTCCCCATCCTGTCGCGATACGCGGCGTCCGATCAGACGCGCCTCATCGACAGCTACCGGCTCGCGACCAAGTTCATGCTGATCATCGCCTGGCCAATGACGCTCGGCACGGTCGCGCTGGCGCCGCTCCTGATCGGCATCCTCGGCGGCGCTGAGTTCCTCCCCGACTCCGCGAGCGCGCTGCGAGTCCTCATCTGGTTCCTGCCATTGAGTTATGTCAATGGCGTAACCCAGTACGTCTTGATCGCGGTGGACCGTCAGCGGACGATAACCGGAGCCTTCGCCGCCGCCGTGGTGTTCAATCTTGGCGCCAACCTCCTGCTGGTGCCGCGCTTTGGGATCTACGCCGCCGCGGCGGTGACGGTCGCCACCGAGGTCGTCATCTTCGCCACGCTCGCGGTGGCGGTGCGGCGCTACATCGGGTATTTCAACTGGGCCGGCATCGCCGTGCGGCCGGCGCTGGCGTCGTGCGCAATGGGCGCCGTGTTGCTTCTCACCTGGCGCGCCGGTGCGATCCCGGCAACGATCGCCGCGAGTCTCTCCTACGCGGCTGCGCTGGTCGTCTCCGGGGCTGTGGGAAGGCAGGAGGCGAACATCGTCCTCGCCCTGCTGGGGCGGGCTCGTACCGTTGCATCGTGA